A single region of the Salvia splendens isolate huo1 chromosome 18, SspV2, whole genome shotgun sequence genome encodes:
- the LOC121776594 gene encoding berberine bridge enzyme-like 8: MKISNISKFLLLFLISLCLHAASAADKHNDFFKCITQNDFNNNVYTPSNSSYSSILRFSIQSLTFISDSTPKPAVIVQPDRETQIPPVIYCAKASGLQIRTQSGGHDYEGLSYVAHAPFVILDLINREEITVDAAEKTAWVGAGATIGSLYYRIAEKSPVLGFPAGVCPTVGVGGHISGGGYGTLMRKYGLAADQVIDARIVDVNGIILDRKSMGEDLFWAIRGGGGPSFGVITAWKVQLVDIPETVTVFNAGRTLEQNINHLIHKWQSIAPEFVDDLFVRIIILPFDVQGRNKTIQAIFNSLFLGKIDTLVPSMQKSFPELGLVREDCREMSWIESALFLATFPIDAPEMLLNRTQSVVKYFKAKSDYVKKPISESGLKGILRRMFEAEAGQSVIILTPYGGRMSEIPSSATPFPHRAGNLYKIQHLVYWNESENQDSESYTSWMRRLYSYLTPYVSRSPRQAYLSYRDLDIGVNNPDGKTSYKRASIWGKKYFLGNFDRLVRVKTMVDPHNFFKNEQSIPPLH, encoded by the coding sequence ATGAAGATTTCAAACATTTccaaatttcttcttctttttctcatcTCCTTGTGTTTACACGCAGCTTCTGCTGCGGATAAACACAATGATTTCTTCAAATGTATAACCCAAAATGATTTCAACAACAATGTTTACACCCCATCAAACTCATCCTACTCTTCCATCCTCCGATTCTCCATCCAAAGCCTAACATTCATCTCTGATTCCACTCCAAAACCGGCCGTCATCGTACAACCGGATCGCGAAACTCAAATCCCTCCGGTTATCTACTGTGCCAAAGCCAGCGGCTTGCAGATCAGAACCCAAAGCGGGGGCCATGACTACGAGGGACTATCCTACGTCGCGCATGCCCCGTTCGTGATCCTCGACTTGATCAATCGCGAGGAAATCACGGTCGATGCCGCGGAGAAGACCGCATGGGTCGGAGCAGGTGCAACCATTGGTTCTCTATATTACAGGATCGCCGAGAAAAGCCCGGTTCTAGGGTTTCCGGCTGGAGTATGCCCGACTGTGGGCGTTGGCGGCCACATTAGCGGCGGCGGCTATGGCACACTAATGAGAAAATACGGCCTGGCCGCAGACCAGGTCATCGATGCCAGAATAGTGGACGTCAACGGCATAATCCTGGACAGGAAATCAATGGGCGAGGATCTGTTCTGGGCCATCAGAGGCGGCGGGGGCCCCAGTTTCGGCGTGATCACTGCCTGGAAGGTACAACTGGTAGATATTCCAGAAACCGTCACTGTTTTCAATGCCGGCAGAACTTTGGAGCAAAACATTAACCATTTAATTCACAAATGGCAATCCATCGCTCCCGAATTCGTCGATGATTTGTTCGTGAGAATCATCATATTACCTTTCGACGTACAAGGAAGAAACAAGACGATTCAAGCTATATTCAACTCACTATTCCTCGGGAAAATCGACACATTGGTTCCGTCGATGCAGAAGAGCTTCCCCGAGTTAGGGTTAGTGAGAGAAGACTGCAGAGAGATGAGCTGGATCGAATCCGCCTTATTCCTCGCGACGTTCCCCATCGATGCACCTGAAATGCTGCTGAACAGAACTCAATCTGTGGTGAAATACTTCAAAGCGAAGTCCGACTACGTGAAGAAGCCCATCTCTGAATCCGGGCTCAAAGGCATACTGAGGAGGATGTTCGAGGCGGAGGCCGGCCAGTCTGTGATCATCCTCACCCCTTACGGCGGGAGGATGTCAGAGATTCCGTCCTCCGCCACTCCGTTTCCTCATAGGGCCGGAAACTTGTACAAGATCCAGCATCTTGTATATTGGAATGAGAGCGAGAATCAAGATTCCGAAAGCTATACAAGCTGGATGAGGAGGCTTTACAGCTATTTGACTCCTTATGTGTCGCGCTCGCCTAGGCAAGCGTACCTCAGCTACAGAGATCTCGATATTGGAGTCAATAACCCTGATGGGAAGACGAGCTATAAACGAGCCAGCATTTGGGGTAAGAAATACTTTTTGGGTAATTTCGATCGGCTTGTCCGGGTGAAGACAATGGTTGATCCACATAATTTTTTCAAGAACGAACAGAGCATTCCGCCGTTGCATTAA
- the LOC121776622 gene encoding SPX domain-containing protein 3-like, translating to MCSKELPQRIKKVMEKWGPNGSEASETEFKEQMAKIMKDIVNFHGEMVLLTNYININYTRLAKILKKYDKRTGGVLRLPFIQKVLQQPLFTTDLISKLVKECESTIESASPQWEREEEVVAVPGDGIFRNTVAALMRMQENIENLLVVVAAQQGFGDDDEVGNSTASAASRAVPAPRRAIGGGKRRRGAIVGRQPCEAGRRRMSLDRRCKLLRHLFRERRRECVCV from the exons atgtgttccaag GAATTGCCTCAGAGAATAAAGAAAGTGATGGAGAAATGGGGACCTAATGGCAGTGAAGCATCAGAGACGGAGTTCAAAGAGCAAATGGCTAAAATCATGAAAGACATCGTCAATTTTCACGGCGAAATGGTTCTGTTAACGAACTACATCAACATCAACTACAcaa GGCTGGCGAAGATCCTGAAGAAGTACGACAAGAGAACCGGCGGAGTTCTGCGGCTACCGTTCATCCAGAAAGTGCTGCAGCAGCCGCTCTTCACGACGGACTTGATCTCGAAGCTTGTGAAGGAGTGCGAGAGCACCATCGAGTCAGCGTCCCCGCAGtgggagagggaggaggaggtggtggcggTGCCGGGGGATGGAATATTCCGGAACACAGTGGCGGCTCTAATGAGGATGCAGGAGAATATTGAGAATTTGCTAGTTGTTGTAGCAGCTCAGCAAGGGTTTGGCGATGACGATGAGGTGGGGAATTCCACTGCATCGGCGGCGAGTCGAGCGGTTCCGGCTCCGAGGCGGGCGATCGGCGGGGGGAAGCGGAGGAGAGGGGCTATAGTGGGGAGGCAGCCGTGTGAGGCAGGCCGGAGGAGGATGTCGCTGGACAGGAGGTGCAAGCTGCTCCGCCATCTCTTTCGTGAGAGAAGGAGagagtgtgtttgtgtgtga
- the LOC121776416 gene encoding salviol synthase-like, with the protein MDFDFSFILFLTSTFVFVFIFIFIFIFIFALFKTTKYSNKNLPPGPRKLPFIGNLHLLSGSAPPHHVLANLATKHGPLMHLKLGEISALVVSTPETAEHFLKANDAVFSSRPSLLAPEINCYGNTDIAFAPYDDYWRQLRKICSLQLFTAKRVGSFRPIRKEEVSNLCKSVAMRAGEAINLTEKVAAANLNIMVKAAFGKKSDGEVFELNSIIKEAQEFVTCFNVVDVYPSWRLLRVFSGMRRKIERHHELLDKILESIIEERRNARGNDEGDGDGDGDGNLLDVLLRLQGDGSLQIPLTTDNIKSVLMDGAGVESSTTATDWAMAEMLKNPRVLKKAQDEVRSVFDGKNQVDESHFHELKYLKLVIKETLRLHPPVPLLLPRESREHCVIDRYQIPAKTWVLVNAWAIGRDPNQWEDPESFKPERFLEKQIDFKANNTFQYIPFGGGRRICPAIGFGIANIEIQMAMLLYHFDWILPHGIKPEDLDMKESSGLSGKRKCDLTLIPVVKRPLLQ; encoded by the exons ATGGATTTCGACTTCTCCTTTATTCTGTTCCTTACTTCCACTTTCGTGTtcgtattcatattcatattcatattcatattcatattcgcGCTTTTCAAAACAACTAAATATTCTAATAAGAATCTTCCGCCGGGCCCCCGCAAGTTGCCTTTTATAGGCAACTTGCATCTCCTCTCCGGCTCGGCCCCGCCCCACCACGTCCTAGCTAACCTAGCCACCAAACACGGACCCTTAATGCACCTAAAACTCGGCGAAATCTCCGCCCTAGTAGTCTCCACACCCGAAACCGCCGAACACTTCCTAAAAGCAAACGACGCCGTCTTCTCCTCCCGGCCGTCCCTCCTCGCCCCGGAGATCAACTGCTACGGAAACACCGACATCGCCTTCGCCCCATACGACGACTACTGGCGACAGCTGCGCAAGATCTGCTCGCTGCAGCTCTTCACCGCCAAGCGCGTGGGGTCGTTCCGGCCGATCCGAAAGGAGGAAGTGTCGAATCTCTGCAAATCGGTGGCTATGCGCGCCGGAGAAGCAATCAATTTGACGGAAAAGGTCGCCGCCGCGAATTTGAACATCATGGTTAAGGCTGCGTTTGGGAAGAAGAGCGATGGGGAAGTTTTTGAATTGAATTCGATCATCAAAGAGGCTCAGGAGTTTGTGACTTGCTTCAATGTTGTTGATGTTTATCCGTCGTGGAGATTGCTGAGGGTTTTCAGCGGGATGAGGAGGAAGATTGAGAGGCATCATGAGCTATTGGATAAGATATTGGAGAGCATTATTGAAGAGAGGAGAAATGCCAGGGGAAATGATGaaggtgatggtgatggtgatggtgatggtaaTCTGCTTGATGTTCTTCTTAGGTTACAAGGCGATGGATCGCTCCAAATTCCGTTGACAACTGACAATATCAAGTCTGTTTTAATG GATGGCGCTGGAGTTGAGTCATCAACCACAGCTACAGACTGGGCAATGGCAGAGATGCTCAAGAACCCTAGGGTTCTCAAGAAAGCGCAAGACGAGGTGAGAAGCGTCTTCGATGGCAAAAACCAAGTAGACGAAAGCCACTTTCATGAGCTAAAATACCTCAAACTAGTCATCAAAGAGACTCTCCGGTTGCACCCACCCGTCCCTCTCTTGCTTCCCCGAGAAAGCAGAGAGCACTGCGTGATCGACAGATACCAAATTCCGGCTAAAACATGGGTACTAGTTAATGCTTGGGCAATCGGAAGAGACCCCAACCAATGGGAGGATCCAGAGAGCTTTAAACCGGAGAGGTTTCTTGAAAAACAAATCGATTTCAAGGCGAATAATACGTTCCAATACATTCCTTTTGGAGGTGGAAGGAGGATTTGCCCTGCAATAGGGTTTGGGATTGCGAATATAGAGATTCAAATGGCGATGCTTCTCTACCATTTTGATTGGATTCTGCCTCATGGGATTAAACCAGAAGATTTGGATATGAAGGAGTCATCTGGTTTGTCGGGGAAGAGGAAATGTGATCTTACTTTAATTCCTGTTGTTAAGAGGCCTTTGTTGCAGTAG
- the LOC121777526 gene encoding uncharacterized protein LOC121777526, with product MGSRTESGVVTSAGVIRGLEQFTASSGSLDSTAMAFEHLLASLARVEARFDAMERRQNVAHPPPWPDPERRHNVALPPPWPDPDPDPPFDDWQRWRGDSARNRPTMSAATAVASHPHLGFDGAQVRSNYNAPHSEEMPWDAYGPSNDGFQSNQTQKGFTGPSRSRFLPLNSETKQCDRFGAVNDGFRGRSPTAWDNPAHRWDNRGGRHVPASENDWGRREVEPYSDIQRFGQRRQDQPPPPTRPDPRPDPKPPYSDWARDRTARDNPDHSHEIHAGRQSTAWDNPWARYDGGGYSEPPRYDHYRSDRLRYATMTPPCFDGSDAVNWRSRVPVVVGDELSDNEDDLLVADNDDAEHMEEDIDGDLADIEALNYEDLDSVSKLQKTQRFTDIMQKVEDALENGSENSTLGIVLEDDPEYQLIVDCNALFVDIENGIVLIDNFIKVELDSPHPTEVEARESAVFIVARMKQLSNDAAIVPTQRPGSFDPGGEAPPKLLFAMFIRVSWFPP from the coding sequence ATGGGGAGCCGTACGGAATCGGGAGTTGTGACTTCCGCCGGAGTCATACGCGGCCTTGAGCAATTCACGGCGTCGAGTGGATCGCTGGACTCCACGGCGATGGCGTTCGAACATCTGCTGGCGTCGCTTGCACGTGTGGAGGCGCGCTTCGACGCGATGGAGCGGCGGCAGAACGTCGCGCATCCTCCGCCATGGCCAGACCCAGAGCGGCGGCATAACGTCGCGCTTCCTCCGCCATGGCCAGACCCAGACCCAGACCCTCCTTTTGATGATTGGCAGCGGTGGCGTGGCGATTCAGCAAGAAATAGACCGACCATGTCAGCGGCGACAGCGGTTGCGTCTCACCCACATCTAGGGTTTGACGGCGCACAGGTTCGGAGCAATTACAATGCGCCGCACTCGGAGGAGATGCCGTGGGATGCTTACGGGCCTAGCAACGATGGCTTTCAGTCGAACCAGACGCAAAAAGGGTTCACCGGGCCGTCTCGGAGCAGATTCCTTCCGCTAAACTCAGAGACGAAGCAGTGTGACCGTTTCGGGGCAGTCAACGATGGTTTTCGAGGGAGAAGCCCCACTGCATGGGACAATCCCGCACATAGATGGGACAATCGGGGCGGGAGACACGTGCCGGCGTCGGAGAATGATTGGGGCCGGCGAGAAGTGGAACCCTATTCTGATATACAGCGTTTTGGTCAGCGACGTCAGGATCAGCCACCGCCACCGACAAGGCCTGATCCGAGGCCCGATCCGAAGCCGCCCTATTCTGATTGGGCGAGGGATAGGACCGCGAGGGATAATCCCGACCATAGCCATGAAATTCACGCTGGGCGACAATCGACGGCGTGGGACAACCCTTGGGCACGCTACGACGGTGGGGGTTACTCCGAACCACCCCGTTACGACCATTATCGATCAGACAGACTACGTTACGCGACGATGACGCCCCCGTGCTTTGACGGGTCTGATGCAGTCAATTGGAGATCGCGCGTGCCGGTGGTGGTTGGTGATGAATTGTCTGATAACGAAGATGATCTTCTGGTAGCAGATAACGACGATGCTGAGCACATGGAAGAAGATATAGATGGTGATTTAGCGGATATAGAAGCACTTAACTATGAGGATCTTGACAGTGTGTCGAAACTACAAAAAACTCAGCGATTTACTGACATCATGCAGAAAGTTGAAGATGCATTGGAAAATGGGTCTGAGAACTCCACTCTTGGAATTGTTTTGGAAGATGATCCAGAGTATCAGTTGATAGTTGATTGTAATGCCTTGTTTGTCGATATTGAAAATGGGATTGTGTTAATTGACAATTTCATCAAGGTGGAGTTGGATTCGCCTCATCCAACAGAAGTAGAAGCTCGCGAGTCCGCAGTATTCATAGTTGCACGTATGAAGCAACTGTCGAATGATGCTGCAATTGTTCCAACGCAGCGACCGGGatcgtttgatccaggaggggagGCCCCGCCAAAACTTCTGTTCGCAATGTTCATCCGTgtgtcgtggttcccaccttga